From Planctomycetota bacterium, the proteins below share one genomic window:
- a CDS encoding lysophospholipid acyltransferase family protein, producing MSRKGRDFRWRRFPPVQLALYLVLRTVIMVVGMFPYSQAPALARVLARLIRLIDRKHARIAAKNLEKSRGVCAPDEIPAFIDRVYRHIALGFVEMLFLPRLIQRRALERHVRLERFEILARLLRERGKGVIVTIGHLGNWELIGLAVARAGWRLNSLARPIENPWVDRYLNRFRTLTGQAIISKYHALGAMIQALRRNELLVIQIDQDARHSGVYVDFFGRPASTHRSPALLALKYGTPIVVADIFREGDIHRCVVSDPIDPEAFRGRPDPVKALTQAFTELFENCVRRHPDQWFWVHDRWKTAERVARVSAEALT from the coding sequence ATGAGCCGCAAGGGCCGGGATTTCCGCTGGCGTCGCTTTCCCCCCGTGCAGCTGGCGCTCTATCTCGTCCTGCGGACGGTGATCATGGTGGTCGGGATGTTTCCCTACTCCCAGGCGCCGGCCCTCGCGCGCGTCCTGGCGCGCCTCATCCGCCTCATCGACCGCAAGCACGCGCGGATCGCGGCCAAGAACCTCGAGAAGTCCCGCGGGGTCTGCGCCCCCGACGAGATCCCCGCCTTCATCGACCGCGTGTACCGCCACATCGCGCTCGGATTCGTCGAGATGCTCTTCCTCCCGCGCCTGATCCAGCGCCGGGCGCTGGAGCGGCACGTGCGGCTGGAGCGGTTCGAGATCCTGGCGCGCCTCCTGCGCGAGCGCGGCAAAGGCGTCATCGTCACGATCGGACACCTGGGCAACTGGGAGCTGATCGGACTGGCCGTGGCGCGGGCGGGGTGGCGCCTGAATTCGCTCGCGCGGCCCATCGAAAACCCCTGGGTGGACCGCTACCTCAACCGCTTCCGGACCCTCACCGGGCAGGCGATCATCTCCAAGTACCACGCCCTCGGGGCGATGATCCAGGCCCTGCGGCGGAACGAACTTCTCGTCATCCAGATCGACCAGGACGCCCGCCATTCGGGAGTGTACGTGGACTTCTTCGGACGGCCGGCCTCGACGCACCGGAGCCCCGCGCTTCTGGCCCTCAAGTACGGAACCCCTATCGTCGTGGCGGACATCTTCCGCGAGGGCGACATCCACCGCTGCGTGGTTTCCGATCCGATCGATCCCGAGGCGTTCCGCGGCCGTCCGGACCCGGTCAAGGCGCTCACCCAGGCCTTCACGGAGCTTTTCGAAAACTGCGTGCGCCGCCACCCCGACCAGTGGTTCTGGGTGCACGACCGCTGGAAGACGGCCGAGCGGGTCGCCCGCGTCAGCGCCGAGGCGCTGACGTAG
- a CDS encoding tetratricopeptide repeat protein, whose protein sequence is MLVILCALGALVQDADRPVVESREFTLAFTCRSEKVAHKTLWVSRDGGRSWRPADEAGVEASWSDWTEGKVRCRVRVPEDGDYDFYPQLGDLLSNRAPEPQPGRPADPRLRFRVISKPAPVPTAAPAVRPPVEPAAVARPDVARARALYDRARVLHAQGRWAEAELKYQEALAAWPEFAQVHNDLGKLYDDRKEPARALEHFLRARKLCAAHPVPWVNAARAEVALGLHAEALADLRDAAAVGLEKDERAAVLAGELLWEIARAARQAGATARAREACELLVGIRRAAPETRARAERMLAELPKP, encoded by the coding sequence ATGCTGGTCATCCTGTGCGCGCTCGGAGCCCTGGTTCAGGACGCAGACCGCCCGGTCGTGGAGTCCCGCGAATTCACGCTGGCGTTCACCTGCCGGTCCGAAAAGGTGGCCCACAAGACCCTCTGGGTCTCGCGCGACGGCGGCCGCTCCTGGAGGCCGGCCGACGAGGCGGGCGTCGAGGCTTCCTGGAGCGACTGGACGGAGGGCAAGGTCCGCTGCCGGGTGCGCGTGCCGGAGGACGGCGACTACGACTTTTATCCGCAGCTCGGCGACCTTCTGTCCAACCGCGCGCCCGAGCCCCAGCCCGGCCGGCCGGCCGATCCGCGCCTGCGCTTCCGGGTGATTTCGAAGCCAGCGCCGGTTCCCACGGCCGCCCCGGCGGTCCGCCCGCCGGTCGAGCCCGCGGCGGTGGCCCGGCCGGACGTGGCGCGCGCCCGGGCGCTCTACGACCGCGCCCGCGTCCTTCACGCTCAGGGGCGCTGGGCCGAGGCGGAGCTCAAGTACCAGGAGGCCCTGGCGGCATGGCCGGAATTCGCCCAGGTCCACAACGATCTCGGGAAGCTCTACGACGACCGGAAAGAGCCCGCCCGCGCGCTGGAGCATTTTCTCCGCGCCCGCAAGCTCTGCGCCGCCCATCCCGTGCCGTGGGTGAACGCCGCCCGCGCCGAAGTGGCGCTGGGGCTGCACGCGGAAGCCCTGGCGGATCTCCGGGACGCGGCGGCGGTGGGACTGGAGAAGGACGAGCGGGCGGCGGTCCTGGCGGGGGAGCTCCTCTGGGAGATCGCGCGGGCGGCGCGACAGGCCGGCGCGACGGCCCGCGCGCGCGAGGCCTGCGAGCTTCTCGTGGGGATCCGGAGGGCCGCGCCGGAGACGCGGGCCCGCGCCGAACGGATGCTCGCCGAGCTGCCCAAGCCCTGA
- a CDS encoding STAS domain-containing protein: MPAFQILKEKGPNGVIFLTVRGFLDAHTFEELEKTINDIFEAGHYKLAVDLSGLDYISSAGAGVFIGAIGTAQENDGNIILMRPSPNVKEVFDLLGLSQIFTFKDTREEAAKAMA; the protein is encoded by the coding sequence ATGCCGGCGTTTCAGATCCTCAAGGAGAAGGGGCCCAACGGGGTCATCTTCCTTACGGTCCGGGGGTTCCTGGACGCGCACACGTTCGAGGAACTGGAGAAGACCATCAACGATATCTTCGAGGCGGGCCACTACAAGCTGGCCGTCGATCTTTCCGGCCTCGACTACATCTCCTCGGCGGGCGCGGGCGTCTTCATCGGCGCGATCGGCACGGCGCAGGAGAACGACGGAAACATCATCCTCATGCGGCCCAGCCCCAACGTCAAGGAGGTCTTCGACCTGCTGGGGCTGTCGCAGATCTTCACCTTCAAGGACACGCGGGAAGAAGCCGCCAAGGCGATGGCCTGA
- a CDS encoding ATP-binding protein, with amino-acid sequence MGETLKDRLVVSNDTKYLIVVRDFVARLIRQSRLAREEENKVILAVDEAVTNIIEHGYDEGVDGSIEIEIEAADDQFKVVIRDSGRVFNPESIPDPDMKEHVQKGHKKGLGIFLMRQIMDEVRYKFKDGVKNELTLVKFIR; translated from the coding sequence ATGGGCGAAACCCTGAAAGACCGACTGGTCGTTTCGAACGACACGAAGTACCTGATCGTCGTGCGGGACTTCGTGGCGCGGCTCATCCGCCAGAGCCGTCTGGCGAGGGAGGAGGAGAACAAGGTGATTCTGGCCGTGGACGAGGCCGTCACCAACATCATCGAGCACGGCTACGACGAAGGCGTGGACGGTTCGATCGAGATCGAGATCGAGGCGGCGGACGACCAGTTCAAGGTGGTCATCCGGGACAGCGGCCGGGTCTTCAACCCCGAATCCATCCCCGACCCGGACATGAAGGAGCACGTCCAGAAGGGGCACAAGAAGGGCCTCGGCATCTTCCTGATGCGGCAGATCATGGACGAGGTCCGGTACAAGTTCAAGGACGGCGTGAAGAACGAATTGACGCTCGTCAAATTCATCCGATAG